A genomic window from Lotus japonicus ecotype B-129 chromosome 1, LjGifu_v1.2 includes:
- the LOC130743723 gene encoding SNF2 domain-containing protein CLASSY 1-like, giving the protein MKIKAIHFHVGCQINIIQDRMDTCYLLESNSRAPRKRYFHQGNHPLNVYPFEAFAFGSWKPVELIKIESGRVILHFMDKQEIALDKCFSDMRPKSKITTFADMRIRSRKATLSDCASFLRCGIDVCALSNFQSSDDSNQSNSNPVWADVKINSIERKPHNPECSCVYHVRFYTNQGSLGSYKNTLSKDVQEVGLNQIFILQKLGRKSLEDQPFRWDSSEDYISRQQTRLSSGKFVGDISCLAYISLMKNMCFCVRSLQNKILYQIMGIDTRYSDSHIRAMNFKIKGHMSKSSIFELDTMSIVPVVQNNEAEVLPPLRRSTRRIREPERYLGYCDDGSGFVYQTRKSKMSTRENDEKLALVNYTFKGDVETSVQKVDTKVSYDVDVIEKEHLKPISVVLAHEKIGLDALEPRILQESGECSSRFDDIWGSKNNDDGGMCNIQLSGNAQVIGETSSCRYYNLRSGKKYHRKDLLDSDDMMMDLEPKWEGLNSKRGEELKRRRRSDFSRNRNNEEDSDEEQARRRRALDVNASKEMIDSYLKDMDKLPAIEEAPVPEKWKEAVNFGKGKETEKTQRKEQVEEEVSEIEMLWREMDDAMIEGFLQEQTEDLSAPTKEETTRTCEHDYRLDEQLGIYCHRCGFVKEEIRYIMPSFAERRSRRHKDRRCNDEEPKPEANDKPKPEDNDKPKSDANDKSKSDDQQNVNDDPKGDDNDNDIPLLLTNAACDEPISIENESVWGFIPELGEKMLLHQKKAFEFLWQNIAGSMNPTHMEAQSENRGGCVISHAPGAGKTFLTISFLISYLKLFPNKKPLILAPKTTLYTWYQEFIKWNFPMPVHLIHSRRSQRSFSENSFALPGIPNPNEDVKHTMDCLGKIQKWHAHPSVLVMGYTSFLSLMNENSKYEHKKYMAKALKESPGIIVLDEGHNPRSTKSNLRKWLMKVKTELRILLSGTLFQNNFGEYFNTLCLARPRFVHEVLQELDPKYVKSEAEKKAPHLVESRARKFFMDKIAVKIDAGNENVEEKMMGLNMLKKISSGFIDVYDSGNADSMLPGLQIYTLLMNNTEKQSEILQKLQKKMNRSGGYPLEVEFLITLVSIHPWLISTTRCAKKFFTSSQLEQLEKCKIDMKIGSKVKFVMSLVFRVVKMKEKVIIFCRNLAPMWLLLELFETYFKWKMGVEILTLHGEQELFERGKVIDKFEDRRGASKVLLASISACAEGISLTAASRVIFLDSEWNPSKTKQAIARAFRPGQEKVVYVYQLLAAGSFEEDKYKKTNWKDWVSRMIFSEDFVEDPSKWQAQKIEDDVLREMAEVDKYKSIHQIVKNEKASTNL; this is encoded by the exons atgaaaattaaagcGATACATTTTCATGTTGGTTGCCAG ATAAACATCATACAAGATCGAATGGACACTTGTTATTTGTTAGAGTCAAATTCAAGGGCGCCTAGAAAAAGATACTTTCATCAAGGGAATCATCCATTAAATGTCTACC CATTTGAGGCTTTTGCGTTTGGCTCATGGAAACCCGTGGAGCTCATTAAAATTGAATCGGGAAGGGTCATCTTACATTTTATGGACAAACAAGAGATAGCTCTAGATAAATGTTTTTCAGACATGCGGCCAAAGTCAAAGATAACTACTTTTGCAGACATGCGAATAAGGTCAAGGAAAGCTACTTTATCTGATTGCGCATCCTTCTTACGATGTGGGATTGATGTGTGTGCACTATCAAACTTTCAAAGTAGTGATGATTCAAATCAATCAAATTCCAATCCG GTCTGGGCTGATGTTAAAATAAATTCCATTGAGAGGAAACCCCACAATCCTGAATGCTCATGTGTGTATCATGTAAGATTTTACACAAATCAAGGTTCCCTTGGGTCATACAAAAATACTTTGAGTAAGGATGTCCAAGAAGTTGGATTAAATCAAATTTTCATCCTTCAAAAGCTTGGACGTAAAAGCCTTGAAGATCAACCATTCCGGTGGGACTCGTCTGAAGACTACATCAGCAGACAACAAACGAGGTTGTCCTCAGGAAAATTTGTTGGCGACATTTCCTGTCTAGCTTATATATCACTTATGAAGAACATGTGCTTTTGTGTGAGATCTTTGCAAAACAAGATTCTCTACCAAATCATGGGAATTGATACAAGGTATTCTGATTCTCACATAAGAGCTATGAACTTCAAAATCAAAGGTCACATGTCAAAATCCTCTATTTTTGAACTTGACACTATGAGCATTGTCCCTGTTGTGCAAAATAATGAAGCAGAAGTGTTGCCACCATTACGACGCTCGACACGTCGAATCAGGGAACCTGAACGTTACTTGGGCTATTGTGATGATGGTTCAGGTTTTGTATATCAAACTAGGAAATCCAAGATGAGCACAAGGGAAAATGATGAGAAGTTGGCACTAGTGAATTACACTTTCAAAGGGGATGTTGAAACTAGTGTTCAAAAGGTTGATACAAAGGTGAGTTATGATGTTGATGTCATTGAAAAGGAACATCTTAAACCAATTTCTGTTGTTCTAGCTCATGAAAAAATTGGTTTAGATGCTCTTGAACCCCGAATTCTCCAAGAGAGTGGTGAATGCTCTTCCCGCTTTGATGATATTTGGGGATCAAAGAACAATGATGATGGTGGCATGTGCAATATTCAGCTCAGTGGCAATGCACAAGTGATTGGAGAAACCTCTTCATGTCGTTATTATAATCTCAGAAGCGGTAAGAAGTATCATAGGAAGGATTTGCTTGATTCGGATGATATGATGATGGATCTAGAACCCAAATGGGAGGGGCTGAATTCTAAAAGAGGAGAAGAACTTAAGAGGCGACGTCGTTCAGATTTTTCAAGAAATAGAAATAATGAGGAAGATAGTGATGAAGAACAAGCTCGGAGACGCAGGGCCTTAGATGTAAATGCATCCAAGGAAATGATAGATTCTTATTTAAAAGATATGGATAAATTACCAGCAATAGAAGAAGCCCCTGTTCCTGAAAAATGGAAGGAAGCAGTCAACTTTGGAAAAGGCAAGGAAACTGAGAAAACTCAAAGAAAAGAGCAGGTGGAGGAAGAAGTTTCTGAAATCGAAATGTTATGGAGAGAAATGGATGATGCAATGATAGAGGGTTTTCTTCAAGAACAAACGGAG GATTTAAGTGCTCCAACTAAGGAAGAGACTACCAGAACTTGTGAGCATGATTATAGATTAGATGAGCAACTTGGAATCTATTGTCATAGATGCGGCTTTGTGAAGGAAGAGATAAGATACATCATGCCATCCTTT GCGGAACGTCGATCACGACGACACAAGGATAGGCGATGCAATGATGAAGAACCAAAGCCGGAGGCTAATGATAAACCAAAGCCAGAGGATAATGATAAACCAAAGTCAGATGCTAATGATAAATCAAAGTCTGATGATCAGCAAAATGTTAATGATGATCCAAAGGGTGATGATAATGATAATGATATCCCTTTGCTTCTTACTAATGCTGCTTGTGATGAGCCTATATCTATTGAAAATGAAAGTGTGTGGGGATTCATTCCTGAACTTGGAGAAAAAATGCTCCTCCACCAAAAGAAAGCTTTTGAGTTTCTTTGGCAAAACATTGCAGGGTCCATGAACCCAACCCATATGGAAGCACAATCTGAAAATAGAGGAGGTTGTGTGATATCTCATGCTCCTGGAGCTGGAAAAACATTCCTCACAATTTCATTTCTTATTAGCTATTTGAAGTTATTCCCAAACAAGAAGCCCTTAATCCTTGCTCCAAAAACCACACTTTACACTTGGTACCAAGAGTTTATCAAGTGGAATTTTCCAATGCCAGTGCATCTAATTCACAGCCGTAGAAGCCAGAGAAGTTTCAGTGAAAACTCATTTGCTCTTCCTGGAATTCCAAATCCGAATGAGGATGTAAAGCACACTATGGACTGCTTGGGAAAGATTCAAAAGTGGCATGCGCACCCTAGTGTTTTGGTCATGGGTTACACTTCATTTTTATCATTAATGAATGAGAATTCAAAGTATGAACACAAAAAGTACATGGCTAAAGCCTTGAAGGAAAGTCCTGGGATTATCGTGctggatgaagggcacaatCCGAGAAGCACAAAATCGAATTTGAGGAAATGGTTGATGAAAGTAAAGACAGAACTGAGAATACTCCTCTCTGGCACATTATTTCAGAACAATTTTGGTGAGTATTTTAACACACTTTGCTTGGCAAGACCAAGGTTTGTTCATGAAGTTCTGCAAGAGTTAGATCCAAAATATGTGAAGAGTGAAGCAGAAAAAAAAGCTCCTCATTTAGTCGAGTCACGGGCTAGGAAATTCTTCATGGATAAAATTGCGGTGAAAATTGATGCAGGTAATGAAAATGTTGAGGAGAAGATGATGGGTCTTAATATGTTGAAGAAAATTTCAAGTGGTTTTATTGATGTTTATGATAGCGGGAATGCAGATAGTATGTTACCTGGTTTACAAATCTATACTTTGCTGATGAACAATACTGAGAAGCAGAGTGAAATCTTGCAGAAACTGCAGAAGAAAATGAACCGGAGCGGAGGGTACCCTCTTGAGGTAGAGTTTCTGATAACCCTTGTGTCAATACATCCATGGTTGATCTCAACAACCAGATGTGCCAAAAAGTTTTTCACTTCGAGCCAATTGGAGCAGCTAGAGAAATGTAAGATTGATATGAAAATAGGATCAAAGGTGAAATTTGTTATGAGTCTTGTCTTCCGCGTGGTcaagatgaaggagaaagttaTTATCTTTTGCCGCAACCTTGCACCAATGTGGCTGCTTCTAGAGTTGTTTGAGACGTACTTCAAGTGGAAAATGGGAGTAGAAATCTTGACACTTCATGGAGAACAAGAGCTTTTTGAGCGCGGCAAAGTCATTGATAAGTTTGAGGACCGTCGTGGAGCCTCAAAGGTTCTCCTCGCTTCAATCAGCGCTTGTGCAGAAG GTATTAGTCTGACAGCAGCTTCACGTGTGATTTTCTTGGACTCAGAGTGGAATCCGTCCAAAACAAAGCAGGCTATTGCACGGGCTTTCCGTCCTGGTCAGGAAAAAGTCGTTTATGTTTATCAACTATTAGCTGCAGGATCATTTGAAGAGGATAAATATAAGAAAACCAATTGGAAAGATTGGGTTTCCAGGATGATTTTCAGTGAGGATTTTGTGGAGGACCCTTCCAAATGGCAGGCACAGAAAATTGAAGATGATGTGCTGAGAGAAATGGCTGAGGTGGATAAGTATAAATCAATCCATCAAATTGTGAAGAATGAAAAGGCCTCAACAAACTTATGA